One window of the Conexibacter sp. SYSU D00693 genome contains the following:
- a CDS encoding S8 family peptidase, translating into MRRLLPVLTAALLLPAVPASAARMSAPDGTAATPAAQPAPAKARTAAFRAVARASQAPSTDPLLPDQWPLAADQSLHAPAAWARSAGEGVTIAVLDTGVDLGHPDLQGALWTNPDEVAGNGRDDDRNGYVDDVHGADVVDGDGDPADRNGHGTHVAGIIAARAGNGVGVSGLAGRSQLMVVRVLDARAGGDTGKVAAGIRYAIAEGAKVINLSLSGPASSGELDEAVDEAERAGVLIVSAAGNTGKDLGLVPSYPASLPDPNVVAVAASDSGGALARLSAFGRGVDVAAPGQEVLSTAMGGGYEWRTGTSMASPHVAATLALLLAARPDLSADALRTAVVGTAQRTGLPVEAGSVDAAGALSSVLGPAPASAPATKKAKPKKKAKKKKKKAKASKKKSSKKKKARKSSRSKRRTKR; encoded by the coding sequence CGGCGGCCCTCCTGCTGCCGGCGGTGCCCGCGTCCGCCGCTCGGATGTCGGCGCCGGACGGCACCGCCGCCACCCCCGCCGCGCAGCCCGCGCCCGCCAAGGCGCGCACCGCCGCCTTCCGCGCGGTGGCCCGCGCCTCCCAGGCGCCGAGCACCGACCCGCTGCTGCCCGACCAGTGGCCCCTGGCCGCCGACCAGTCCCTCCACGCGCCGGCCGCGTGGGCGCGCAGCGCCGGCGAGGGCGTGACGATCGCCGTCCTCGACACGGGCGTCGACCTCGGGCACCCGGACCTCCAGGGCGCGCTGTGGACCAACCCGGACGAGGTCGCCGGCAACGGCCGCGACGACGACCGCAACGGCTACGTCGACGACGTGCACGGCGCGGACGTGGTCGACGGCGACGGCGACCCCGCCGACCGCAACGGCCACGGCACCCACGTCGCCGGGATCATCGCGGCGCGCGCCGGCAACGGCGTCGGCGTCTCCGGCCTGGCCGGCCGTTCGCAGCTCATGGTCGTCCGCGTGCTCGACGCGCGCGCCGGCGGCGACACCGGCAAGGTCGCCGCGGGCATCCGCTACGCGATCGCCGAGGGCGCCAAGGTCATCAACCTCTCCCTCTCGGGCCCGGCCTCCAGCGGCGAGCTCGACGAGGCCGTCGACGAGGCCGAGCGCGCGGGCGTGCTCATCGTGAGCGCCGCCGGCAACACCGGCAAGGACCTCGGCCTCGTCCCGTCCTACCCCGCCTCGCTGCCCGACCCCAACGTCGTCGCCGTCGCGGCGAGCGACTCGGGCGGCGCGCTGGCCCGCCTCTCGGCCTTCGGCCGCGGCGTCGACGTCGCCGCCCCCGGCCAGGAGGTCCTCTCGACCGCCATGGGCGGCGGCTACGAGTGGCGCACGGGCACGTCGATGGCCTCGCCCCACGTCGCCGCGACCCTCGCGCTCCTGCTCGCGGCGCGCCCCGACCTCAGCGCCGACGCCCTGCGCACCGCCGTCGTCGGCACGGCCCAGCGCACCGGCCTGCCGGTCGAGGCCGGCTCGGTCGACGCCGCAGGCGCCCTGAGCTCCGTCCTCGGCCCGGCCCCCGCCTCGGCGCCCGCCACGAAGAAGGCCAAGCCGAAGAAGAAGGCCAAGAAGAAGAAGAAGAAGGCCAAGGCCTCCAAGAAGAAGAGCTCGAAGAAGAAGAAGGCGAGGAAGAGCTCCAGGTCCAAGCGGCGCACGAAGCGCTAG
- the dcd gene encoding dCTP deaminase has product MDTASVLSDGTIRRLVEEGRLRIEPWDAQMVQPASVDLKLGPSFRVFHNHRIQAIDLADPPGGLTEHVAIEDDGTFVIHPGEFVLGRTVEHVTMPDDLVARIEGKSSLGRLGLIVHATAGFVDPGFTGTLTLEITNFNSVPIVLRPGLPIAQLSLMTLDRPAERPYGHPELGSHYHGQVEATESRYEGGPGEPRRDRVG; this is encoded by the coding sequence ATGGACACGGCCTCCGTCCTCTCCGACGGCACGATCCGCCGCCTCGTCGAGGAGGGCCGGCTGCGCATCGAGCCGTGGGACGCGCAGATGGTCCAGCCCGCGAGCGTGGACCTGAAGCTCGGCCCGTCCTTCCGGGTCTTCCACAACCACCGCATCCAGGCGATCGACCTGGCCGACCCGCCCGGCGGGCTGACCGAGCACGTCGCCATCGAGGACGACGGCACGTTCGTCATCCACCCCGGCGAGTTCGTGCTCGGCCGCACGGTGGAGCACGTGACGATGCCCGACGACCTCGTCGCCCGCATCGAGGGCAAGAGCTCGCTGGGCCGCCTCGGGCTCATCGTCCACGCCACGGCCGGCTTCGTGGACCCGGGGTTCACGGGGACGCTCACGCTCGAGATCACGAACTTCAACAGCGTCCCCATCGTCCTGCGGCCGGGCCTGCCGATCGCGCAGCTCAGCCTCATGACGCTCGACAGGCCGGCGGAGCGCCCGTACGGCCATCCGGAGCTCGGCAGCCACTACCACGGCCAGGTCGAGGCGACCGAGTCGCGCTACGAGGGTGGTCCTGGCGAGCCCCGCCGGGATAGGGTCGGCTGA